The Bacteroidales bacterium DNA window GGAGTTTCAGGACCGTCAATTTCAATAATTAAATTATCAATGCCTAAACCGTATATTGCAGAAAGAACATGCTCTACCGTGGCAACAGACGCTCCGTTTTGTTGCAAAACTGTGCTGCGAGATGTTCCGACAACATTATCAACAATTGCTTTTATTTCAGGCTGATTTTCAATATCTGTTCTCCTGAATGTATAACCTGTATTTTCATTTGCAGGTTTAAAAGTTATTTTAACATCCTTTCCGGTATGAAGGCCTGTTCCTTTTAAACTTACGTCTTTCTTTATTGTTCTTTGTTTATCAGACATATATTGTTGCATTGTTGCATTGTTACATTGTTACATTGTAATAAATATTGTAATGTAACAATAATATGCTGTATTAATTTTCGATAAAATCTTTTTTTCCAGATAGTTCTGAATAAAATTGTGCTATTCTCCCTTTTCTTTCCCTATTATTCTTTCTAAATTATCTATTTGATGTTTCATATCCGGTAATAATTTAAATACTGCTGCTGAACGCCAAAAATTTCTTAATTCTATTGCAGGAATACCTTGTAAAATTACTCCTTCTTTTTTTACGCTTTGAGCAATTCCGGCTTTCGCTCCGGCTTTTACATTATCTGCAATTGTGATATGCCCTGCAATTGCAACTTGACCTCCAATCATACAATTTTTTCCTATTTTAGTTGAGCCTGCAATTCCTGTTTGAGCTGCTATTACGGTATTTTCGCCTATCTCAACATTATGAGCTACTTGAATTAAATTATCAAGTTTCACACCTTTTCTTATTATGGTAGAACCTAATGTTGCTTTGTCAATTGTTGTATTCGCACCTATTTCAACGTTCTCTTCAATTATAACATTTCCAATTTGCGGAACTTTTTTGAATTCGGAAGCATTTTGAGGGGCAAAACCAAAGCCGTCGCTACCGACAACAACGCCGGAATGTAATGTACAACCGTCTTCAATAATACAGTCTGAATAAATATTAGCCCCGGAAAAAACTGTAACCTTATTTCCAATCTTTACATTATCTCCTATATATGTATTGGGATAAATCTTTGTTTGATCTCCAATTACAGAATTTGCTCCGATATAAGAATTTGCTCCGATATAAACATGCTCTCCGATTTTTGCCGATTCTTCAATTATCGAATCACCGGAAATACCTTCTTTATGAGACTTTTGTTGGTTGTATATTTCTAATAAAGAGGCAAATGCATGATATGCATCTTCAACTTTAATTAAAGTTGCTTGTACTTCTTTTTCCGGAACAAAGCTGTTATTAATTAAAACAATTGAAGATTTTGTTGTATAAAGGTATTGTATATATTTTGGATTAGACAGAAAAGAAAGACTTCCTGCAAATCCTTCTTCAATTTTAGAAACAGTACTGACCTTTATATCAGAATCTCCTATAATTTTGCCGTTAAGAAGCTCAGCTATTTGTTTTGCAGAAAACTCCATTTACTTTTTTTTGCAAATTTAATATTTTTTAACAATTATTAAGAATTTGTATCTTTTTTTATACTTTCAAATCGGTTCTGCCATGAATTTGCAGGAGACTCTCAAATTTAATAAAGAGCTATATTGCTTTGAAAATCAAACATCAAGCATCAAATAACAAACAATTACAAAATCATAATACAGCAAAATTGTAAAAAAAATATTTAAAGAATAAGAAACATTAATTAAATCTTTAAATTTGTTTTTTTACAAAAATACACCTCCGGTAAAATACAGTAGGTTTTTAAATTATATATCTTTCGGATAACAAAGAAAAAATTTCTCCACTGTTTTTGAAAGAGCTGTTATATTATCAAGATCAGATGCTTTTGCTATATCAGACATTTTTCCGGATTTATGAAGAATATTAATTCCGGTATCATTATCCGTACTATATGCCTTACTTCTTATTTTATCAGAAAATACCAAATACTTAACATCTTCATCATTAATTTTATACTTATCTGATACTTTTTCCTGTAAAATTTTTATCTTTTCAAGATTAAATCTTTCACGACTGATCTCAACCCTGAACAAATCTCTGTTAATCAAGCTCTTGCTGACAACAGATAAAACTTTATCGGAATGATTCATCCATTCTTTCATTGAAACAATAATATCTGAATCATCTAATTTTGCAAATGCATCTAATGTGAAATTATCAATTATGTCATTTTTGTTCAACTTTTCTCCGGTATCAAAAAAATATGCCAAAGCAGGTGTAGCATATATACCATTTTTTTTACTTTCAATTTTTGCCTTCTGAATTGCTTTTTTCATCATTATTTCAGATGCAATTACAGTTTTATGCAAATAAACTTGCCAATACATAATCCTCCTTGCTACAATAAATTGCTCAACAGAATATATTCCTTTTTCCTCTACAGCCAACTCATCATTTACAACTCTTAGCATTTTAATAATTCGATCTGATCCTATACCTCCTTCTGTTACACCGGTATAAAAACTATCTCTCTTTAAATAATCAAGGCGATCCATATCTAATTGACTTGAAACAAGATCATGCAAAAATTGTTTCTCATATTCGTTTCTGAATATCTTAATGCCAAGAGATAACTTCCCTTCAAATTCTTTATTTAACTGCTCCATGAAAAAAAGCGAAAGGTCTTCATGATTTTTCCCGATAATAAAAGATCCTTCAAGAGAATGCGATAAAGGTCCGTGCCCAATATCATGCAATAAAATTGCAATTAATACAGCATCTTTTTCATCTTTGGTAATTTTTTGCCCTTTTCTTTCCAGTTCTCTTAAAGCAATATTCATTAAATGCATTGCCCCCAGAACATGATCAAATCGAGTATGAGTAGCTCCCGGATAAACATAATATGACAAGCCTAATTGCTTTAACCTCCTCATTCTCTGAAAATAAGGGTGTTGAATAAGATCTAAATGCAGTTCAGAAGGAATATTTATAAAACCGTAAACAGGGTCATTAATAATCTTTATTTTATTTGTACTGTATTGTTTATTCATTATTAATTAAATGAGAAATTATCAATTAGTCTGATAATACCGGCATAAACTGCTATACACGCTGTTGTTTTTTTTGGGATAATATCCGGAACACTTTGCAAGGTTTTATTATCAACAATATCAAAATATTCAACTTCTAAATGAGTATTTGAATTTATTTCAGATATTATTTTTGATTTCAAACCGGCAACAGAATATTTTTCATAACTGTTGCAATAAAAAAACATGGTTTTCGAAATTGATGATGCTTCGCTTCTTTGCTCTTTATTTAACAACATATTTCTTGAACTCATTGCTAAACCGTCTTCTTCTCTTATAATATCACAAGCAACAACTTCAATATTCAAGTCTTTTAAATAGTTCTCATTCAAATATTTTATAATTGCAACTTGTTGAAAATCTTTTTTGCCGAAGTATGCTTTATTAGGATTAACAATTTCGAATAAGGTTGAGACAATTTGAGCAACACCGTTAAAATGTCCGTTTCTGTACTTTCCTTCCATAACATTATCCAATCCTTGAAAATCAAAAATTCTGTTGTCATCTTCAGGATACATTTCTTCAACTTCAGGGATAAAAACAATATCACAATTAATACTTTTCAATTTTTCCATATCTCTTTCTTCATCTCTCGGATATTTTTTAAGATCTTTCTTACTGTTGAATTGTGTAGGATTCACAAAAATACTGACAACAGTAATGTCATTTTCTGTTGATGCAAATTTAATTAATGATAAATGTCCGGCATGAAGAGCTCCCATTGTAGGAACAAAACCTACAATTTTTTTTAGTTTTTTTTTATCTAAAAAAACTTTATGAAGTTCTTTAATATTGCGTGTTATAATCATATATATCAGTCATATAAAAAATACAATATTAAGAAAAAATATCAGGTTTTATATCAATACTTGATAAAAAGCTGTAAATTTTGTATATTTGCAAAATTATTTAAATGCCAAGGCTTATTTTTTATGGAAAATAAAAAAACATTATACATCTCACAAGAAATTATGCCTTTTTTACCTGAAACTGAAATGTCTTCAATATGTAGGTATTTACCTCAAGGAATTCAAGAAAAAGGAAAAGAAGTGAGAGTATTTATGCCGAGATTCGGTATTATTAATGAAAGAAGAAATCAATTACATGAAGTTATCAGATTATCCGGAATGAATTTAATTATTGACGATACAGATCATTCATTAATTATTAAGGTAACTTCTATCCAACAAGCACGGATGCAGGTTTATTTTATTGATAATGAAGAATATTTTCAAAGAAAAGCAATTATATCAGATGATAACGGTAATTTTTTTGAAGATAATGATGAACGAATGATATTTTTTGACCGAGGTGCAATTGAAACAACCAAAAAACTAAGATGGGCACCTGACATTGTTCATTGTCACGGTTGGATGACAGCACTTGTTCCGTTATTAATAAAAAAAGCATATAAAGATGATCCTTTATTTGAGAATTCAAAAGTAATCTATTCATTATATGCAGATGATTTTAAAGCAACTCTAAACAATAATATTAAGAAAAAACTTGAATTTGAAGGTATAAAACAATCTGATATGAACATTTTATCTCCTGCAAATTTTTTAAACCTTCAAAAGCTTGCTGTTGATTATTCCGATGCTATTATTGAGGGTAATGAAAATATTAACAAACAAGTAGTAGCATATGCCGAAAAATCAAAAAAACCTTATCTGAAATATCAAAACCCGGATAATTATTTGAATGAATACAATAAATTTTACAATTCACTTATCAAATAATTTCAGGTTTGACATACATAAATTTTAAATCTAACGTTGTTAATTTACAAAAGTTAAAAAATTCGTAATGAAAAAAATCTTTTTTTATAGCTTGATCAGCATTTCAATGCTGATTTTTTCTTGTCAAAGCAAGACAAATATTGGACACGGGATATTACCCGAAGATGATATTATTAATGCTGAAATTATTGATACCTTTTCACTTAGTGTTTATACGCTAAGTATGGACACAATTAATACAAGCGGTGTATCAGAACTACTTTTGGGCGAATATACAGATCCGATTTTCGGTTACTCAAAAGCAAGTTTTGTTTGTCAATACGGATTAGCTGAATATCCGACTTTCAGTCAAGAAAGCGACCATGTTGCTGATTCTGCTGTTCTAACCTTAATTCTTGATACAGTAAATCTAAATTACTATGGTAATATCGAAACCGCTCATACTATTCAGGTTTACAGATTAGAAGACGATCTTGATTCGGATACAATTTATTACGGCAATCATGATCCGTCTGAATTTGTAACAG harbors:
- the panC gene encoding pantoate--beta-alanine ligase is translated as MIITRNIKELHKVFLDKKKLKKIVGFVPTMGALHAGHLSLIKFASTENDITVVSIFVNPTQFNSKKDLKKYPRDEERDMEKLKSINCDIVFIPEVEEMYPEDDNRIFDFQGLDNVMEGKYRNGHFNGVAQIVSTLFEIVNPNKAYFGKKDFQQVAIIKYLNENYLKDLNIEVVACDIIREEDGLAMSSRNMLLNKEQRSEASSISKTMFFYCNSYEKYSVAGLKSKIISEINSNTHLEVEYFDIVDNKTLQSVPDIIPKKTTACIAVYAGIIRLIDNFSFN
- a CDS encoding HD domain-containing protein, with translation MNKQYSTNKIKIINDPVYGFINIPSELHLDLIQHPYFQRMRRLKQLGLSYYVYPGATHTRFDHVLGAMHLMNIALRELERKGQKITKDEKDAVLIAILLHDIGHGPLSHSLEGSFIIGKNHEDLSLFFMEQLNKEFEGKLSLGIKIFRNEYEKQFLHDLVSSQLDMDRLDYLKRDSFYTGVTEGGIGSDRIIKMLRVVNDELAVEEKGIYSVEQFIVARRIMYWQVYLHKTVIASEIMMKKAIQKAKIESKKNGIYATPALAYFFDTGEKLNKNDIIDNFTLDAFAKLDDSDIIVSMKEWMNHSDKVLSVVSKSLINRDLFRVEISRERFNLEKIKILQEKVSDKYKINDEDVKYLVFSDKIRSKAYSTDNDTGINILHKSGKMSDIAKASDLDNITALSKTVEKFFLCYPKDI
- the lpxD gene encoding UDP-3-O-(3-hydroxymyristoyl)glucosamine N-acyltransferase, producing MEFSAKQIAELLNGKIIGDSDIKVSTVSKIEEGFAGSLSFLSNPKYIQYLYTTKSSIVLINNSFVPEKEVQATLIKVEDAYHAFASLLEIYNQQKSHKEGISGDSIIEESAKIGEHVYIGANSYIGANSVIGDQTKIYPNTYIGDNVKIGNKVTVFSGANIYSDCIIEDGCTLHSGVVVGSDGFGFAPQNASEFKKVPQIGNVIIEENVEIGANTTIDKATLGSTIIRKGVKLDNLIQVAHNVEIGENTVIAAQTGIAGSTKIGKNCMIGGQVAIAGHITIADNVKAGAKAGIAQSVKKEGVILQGIPAIELRNFWRSAAVFKLLPDMKHQIDNLERIIGKEKGE
- a CDS encoding glycogen/starch synthase, with the protein product MENKKTLYISQEIMPFLPETEMSSICRYLPQGIQEKGKEVRVFMPRFGIINERRNQLHEVIRLSGMNLIIDDTDHSLIIKVTSIQQARMQVYFIDNEEYFQRKAIISDDNGNFFEDNDERMIFFDRGAIETTKKLRWAPDIVHCHGWMTALVPLLIKKAYKDDPLFENSKVIYSLYADDFKATLNNNIKKKLEFEGIKQSDMNILSPANFLNLQKLAVDYSDAIIEGNENINKQVVAYAEKSKKPYLKYQNPDNYLNEYNKFYNSLIK